Below is a genomic region from Staphylococcus carnosus.
CCAAACAGTGCTCTACCTCCAACAATCATCACTTGAGGCTAGCCCTAAAGCTATTTCGGAGAGAACCAGCTATCTCCAGGTTCGATTGGAATTTCTCCGCTACCCTCAGTTCATCCGCTCACTTTTCAACGTAAGTCGGTTCGGTCCTCCATTCAGTGTTACCTGAACTTCAACCTGACCAAGGGTAGATCACCTGGTTTCGGGTCTACGACCAAATACTCAACGCCCTATTCAGACTCGCTTTCGCTGCGGCTCCGCATTCGCTGCTTAACCTTGCATCAGATCGTAACTCGCCGGTTCATTCTACAAAAGGCACGCCATCACCCATTAACGGGCTCTGACTACTTGTAAGCACACGGTTTCAAGTTCTCTTTCACTCCCCTTCCGGGGTACTTTTCACCTTTCCCTCACGGTACTGGTTCACTATCGGTCACTAGAGAGTATTTAGCCTTGGGAGATGGTCCTCCCGGATTCCGACGGAATTCCACGTGCTCCGTCGTACTCAGGATCCACTCAGGAGAGAATCGATTTTCGACTACAGGACTTTTACCTTCTCTGGTCCAACTTTCCAGTACGGTTTGTCTAATCGATTCTTTTGTAACTCCATATAGAGTGTCCTACAACCCCAATGAGCAAGCTCATTGGTTTGGGCTCTTCCCGTTTCGCTCGCCGCTACTCAGGGAATCGAGTTTTCTTTCTCTTCCTGCGGGTACTAAGATGTTTCAGTTCTCCGCGTCTGCCTTCAGACATGCTATGTATTCACATGTCGATAACACAACATAACTTGTGCTGGGTTCCCCCATTCGGAAATCTCTGGATCAACGCTTACTTACAGCTACCCAAAGCATATCGTCGTTAGTAACGTCCTTCATCAGCTTCTAGTGCCAAGGCATCCACCGTGCGCCCTTAATAACTTAATCACGTTATTAATTATGTGAGTAATCTTCTTTGCCATCGGCAAATCGATTACTAGCGATTCATTTAAATGAATAAAGCTTTTAAAACTCTAATTCACTCGGTTTTGCTTGGTAAAATCTATTTATTACTTACTTATCTAGTTTTCAATGTACAATCATGAATACTCGAATGAGCATTCAAAACTGAATACAATATGTCACGTTAATCCGTCAGTTTCTGTTGAAACTGTTCCGTATATATCCTTAGAAAGGAGGTGATCCAGCCGCACCTTCCGATACGGCTACCTTGTTACGACTTCACCCCAATCATTCGTCCCACCTTCGACGGCTAGCTCCTAAAAGGTTACTCCACCGGCTTCGGGTGTTACGAACTCTCGTGGTGTGACGGGCGGTGTGTACAAGACCCGGGAACGTATTCACCGTAGCATGCTGATCTACGATTACTAGCGATTCCAGCTTCATGTAGTCGAGTTGCAGACTACAATCCGAACTGAGAACAGCTTTATGGGATTTGCTTGACCTCGCGGTTTCGCTGCCCTTTGTACTGTCCATTGTAGCACGTGTGTAGCCCAAATCATAAGGGGCATGATGATTTGACGTCATCCCCACCTTCCTCCGGTTTGTCACCGGCAGTCAACTTAGAGTGCCCAACTTAATGCTGGCAACTAAGCTTAAGGGTTGCGCTCGTTGCGGGACTTAACCCAACATCTCACGACACGAGCTGACGACAACCATGCACCACCTGTCACTTTGTCCCCCGAAGGGGAAGACTCTATCTCTAGAGCGGTCAAAGGATGTCAAGATTTGGTAAGGTTCTTCGCGTTGCTTCGAATTAAACCACATGCTCCACCGCTTGTGCGGGTCCCCGTCAATTCCTTTGAGTTTCAGCCTTGCGGCCGTACTCCCCAGGCGGAGTGCTTAATGCGTTAGCTGCAGCACTAAGGGGCGGAAACCCCCTAACACTTAGCACTCATCGTTTACGGCGTGGACTACCAGGGTATCTAATCCTGTTTGATCCCCACGCTTTCGCACATCAGCGTCAGTTGCAGACCAGAAAGTCGCCTTCGCCACTGGTGTTCCTCCATATCTCTGCGCATTTCACCGCTACACATGGAATTCCACTTTCCTCTTCTGCACTCAAGTTTTCCAGTTTCCAATGACCCTCCACGGTTGAGCCGTGGGCTTTCACATCAGACTTAAAAAACCGCCTACGCGCGCTTTACGCCCAATAATTCCGGATAACGCTTGCCACCTACGTATTACCGCGGCTGCTGGCACGTAGTTAGCCGTGGCTTTCTGATTAGGTACCGTCAAGGTGCGCATAGTTACCTACGCACTTGTTCTTCCCTAATAACAGAGTTTTACGATCCGAAGACCTTCATCACTCACGCGGCGTTGCTCCGTCAGGCTTTCGCCCATTGCGGAAGATTCCCTACTGCTGCCTCCCGTAGGAGTCTGGACCGTGTCTCAGTTCCAGTGTGGCCGATCACCCTCTCAGGTCGGCTACGTATCGTTGCCTTGGTAAGCCGTTACCTTACCAACTAGCTAATACGGCGCGGGTCCATCTATAAGTGACAGCAAAACCGTCTTTCATTGCAGAACCATGCGGTTCTGCATATTATCCGGCATTAGCCCCGGTTTCCCGGAGTTATTCCAGTCTTATAGGTAGGTTACCCACGTGTTACTCACCCGTCCGCCGCTAACATCAGAGGAGCAAGCTCCTCATCTGTTCGCTCGACTTGCATGTATTAGGCACGCCGCCAGCGTTCATCCTGAGCCAGGATCAAACTCTCCATAAAAGTTATGATTTGTTTGACTAGCTCATAAAAACTAATTTGTTTTAAAACGTCCTAAGACGTTTGTTAATTTGGAATTAACGTTGACATATTGTCATTCAGTTTTCAATGTTCATTTTAATAATAATGGTGGAGACTAGCGGGATCGAACCGCTGACCTCCTGCGTGCAAAGCAGGCGCTCTCCCATCTGAGCTAAGCCCCCATTATGAATAATTAAATAAGAGTCGGGAAGACAGGATTCGAACCTGCGACCCCTTGGTCCCAAACCAAGTGCTCTACCAAGCTGAGCTACTTCCCGTCATTCAATTATTATGTAGTGAAAATTATAAATGGCGCGCCCGATAGGAGTCGAACCCATAACCTCTTGATCCGTAGTCAAACGCTCTATCCAGTTGAGCTACGGGCGCTAATATTTATATGGTGCCGAGGACCGGAATCGAACCGGTACGGTAATCACTTACCGCAGGATTTTAAGTCCTGTGCGTCTGCCAGTTCCGCCACCCCGGCAAAAATAATGGAGCAGAAGACGGGATTCGAACCCGCGACCCCAACCTTGGCAAGGTTGTATTCTACCGCTGAACTACTTCTGCAATGTATAATGGAAAACTGATGAGCCATAGAGGATTCGAACCTCTGACCCTCTGATTAAAAGTCAGATGCTCTACCAACTGAGCTAATGGCTCAAAAGATTTAAGATGGTGCCGGCCAGAGGACTTGAACCCCCAACCTACTGATTACAAGTCAGTTGCTCTACCAGTTGAGCTAGGCCGGCTATTAAATGGTGGAGAATGACGGGTTCGAACCGCCGACCCTCTGCTTGTAAGGCAGATGCTCTCCCAGCTGAGCTAATTCTCCGAATTATATTGCCTGGCAACGTCCTACTCTTGCGGAACGTAAGTCCGACTACCATCGGCGCTAAAGAGCTTAACTACTGTGTTCGGCATGGGAACAGGTGTGACCTCTTTGCCATTGTCACCAGACAATGTAATTAATAAGTTGTTTGTGTTTTCCACTTAAACTATATTAAGTGTTTTTGTTAACATTTGCAATGGTCAATTTTACACTCAGTTAAAATCTTTTTTACAAATGTATGACGTGTTCTTTTTGACGACTTTTATATGTTACTACATTTTCTAAGTCTTGTCAACACTTTCGAGTTATTTTTCTGAATAACTTATATTCATACAAAATCGCTCATAAAATGTTACTTTATTTCTTCAGAACATTTAACTATTATACACGCATTAAAAATTATTGCAAGGGTTTTTCATAAGTTTTTTTGATTTCTTTAAAGTTTTTGTAATATATGTTGATAAAAAGCTTTGAGAACCTAGATACCGCATGTTTCTTCACATTAAAACCCATAAAAAAGAGTGCTGATTACCAGCACCCTTCTTTCTATTTCTTCTATATAGCCTATTATTTTTGGCGCATGTATGGGAATAACAATACATCTCTGATAGATGGAGAATTAGTTAATAGCATTACAAGTCTATCAATACCAATTCCTAGACCGCCTGTAGGAGGCATACCGTATTCTAATGCTTCAATATAATCTTCATCCATTTCATGCGCTTCATCGTTGCCTTGTTCTTTTTCTTTCAATTGCGCTTCGAATCTTTCGCGTTGATCAATAGGATCATTTAATTCTGTAAATGCATTCGCATGTTCACGACCCACAATAAACAATTCGAAACGATCTGTAAATCTCGGATCTTCCGGATTTTTCTTAGCAAGTGGTGAAATTTCAATTGGATGTCCATATACAAATGTAGGTTGAATAAGTGTTTCTTCTACTTTTTGTTCAAAGAATTCATTCAAAATATGACCATATGTCATATGATCTGTAATTTCAATACCATGTTCCTTAGCAAGTTCACGTGCTTCTTCATCAGATTTAACATCAAAGAAGTTTACACCAGTTGCTTCTTTAACAGCATCTACAATATGAACTCGTTTCCAAGGTGAATCTAAATCTACTTCGTATTCACCATAAGGAACTACTGCAGTGCCTAGTACTTTTTTAGAAATATGGCGAATTGTGCCTTCTGTTAAATCCATGATGTCATGGAAATCAGCATAAGCTTCATATAATTCGATCATAGTAAATTCAGGGTTATGGCGTGTTGATACACCTTCGTTACGGAATACACGTCCAATTTCATATACTTTTTCTAATCCGCCTACAATCAAACGTTTCAAGTGTAGTTCAATCGCAATACGCATATATAACGTTGCATCTAATGCATTGTGATGTGTTACGAATGGGCGTGCAGCAGCACCACCTGCGATTTGGTGCATCATAGGTGTTTCAACTTCTAAGAAACCTTTACTATTTAAATAGTTACGCATTTCTTGAATGATTTTACTGCGGTTAATGAATGTTTGTGTACTTTCTTGATTTGTAATTAAATCTAAATAACGTTGACGATAACGTTGTTCAACATCTTGCAAACCATGGAATTTGTCTGGTAATGGACGTAATGATTTTGATAACAAAGTAAATGATTTAGCTTTGACACTTAACTCACCTGTGTTTGTTTTAAACATAACGCCTTCAATACCTACGATGTCTCCTAAGTCAGCCATTTTCCAAATTGCAAATTGTTCTTCGCCGACTTGGTCTTTACGTACATAAATTTGAATTTGTCCAGATAAATCTTGAATATGCGCAAATCCAGCTTTACCTTTACCGCGTTTAGTCATTAAACGGCCTGCAATTGCTACATGCGCTGCTTCTTCATCTTCTTTTTCGTGCAACTCTTCTTTAGAATATTGATCCCATTCTTCTTTTAATTCTTCAGCACTTGCTGTACGATCAAAACGTTTACCGAATGGATCAATTCCTAAATCGATTAATTCTTGTAATTTTTGACGGCGGACCTGCATTTGGTCATTCATTTCTTCTGACATGTTACCTCTCCTTTAAGCTTGTTGGGTTGCTGTTGCTGCAGTTGATTCTGCCTGGAAATTCTGCAGTATATCAATCATTTCTTGTTCAGTGTTTGCTTGGTTTAATGCTTTACGGGCTTTTCCGTTCCCTTTTACACCTTTTAAATACCAAGAAGCGTGTTTACGCATTTCCATAACACCAATCTTCTCACCTTTTAATTCTACTAGTCGGCGCAGATGTAATAAAGCAATTTCTACTTTTTCTTTTACAGTAGGTTCATCCATTAATTCGCCAGTCTCTAAATAATGAACTGTACGATAAATCATCCATGGATTTCCTAACGCTTCACGACCGATCATCACAGCATCTACGCCTGTTTCATCTAACATTTTTTGTGCAAGTTCAGGACTTGTTACATCGCCATTGCCGATAACAGGAATATTGACCGCTTCCTTCACTTGTCTAATAATATCCCAATCTGCATGGCCTTCATACATTTGAACACGTGTACGTCCGTGCAATGAAATCGCTGCTGCACCAGCACGTTCAGCTGCTTTAGCATTTTCTACTGCATAAATATGATCTTCATCCCAGCCGATACGCATTTTGCATGTCACAGGTTTGCTCACTTTTTCAGTTACAGCTGAAACCATTTCATATATTTTATTAGGGTCCAATAACCAGCGGGCACCTGCTTCACAACGAATAATCTTATTCACAGGACATCCCATATTAATATCAATGATATCTGCAGTAGTATTTTGATCTACATAAACTGCCGCTTCTACAAGACTTTCTTTCTCCCCGCCGAAAATCTGTAATGAAAGCGGGCGTTCATTCTCATCAATATACAACATATTCATTGTTTTAGGATTGTTGAATAAAATTGCCTTATCACTAACCATTTCAGCACATACTAAGCCTGCACCGAATTCTTTGACTGTTAATCTGAAGGCAGAGTTGCAAACTCCAGCCATCGGAGCAAGTACGACTCTATTGTCGATTTCTACATCTCCAATCTTCCACATAATAATTACCTCTCAATCTTTCTCTAACGTTTATGATATTTATTCACAGTTTCATCAGGGACTTCAATATCTTTAATTTTTGTCTGAGTGCGCGGATTGATTGCCTCAGGTGCAATTTCTTGTAAAGGAATCAATACAAAAGCACGTTCTGCCATTCGCGGATGCGGAATGCTTAAATCCTGATCTTCAATGATTTTATTACCATAAAGTAAAATATCTATATCTAATGTGCGCGGTCCCCATCGTTCTTTACGAACACGGTGCAATTGTTGTTCTATATCCAAACCGTTTTTCAATACTGCTTGCGGTGTTAAATCTGTTTCAATCTCTGCGCATAAATTCAAAAAATCAGGTTGGTCAACATATCCAACTGGTGCTGTTTCATAAAGTGAAGACACTCGGGTTACTTTTATACTTTGTTGCGCATCTAATAAACGAAGCGCCTCTTTTAATTGATGTTCTCTATCTCCGACATTACTGCCTAAGCCTAAATAAACTTTAGTCATGCTCTGAATTCACCCTCGATATCTCAATTCCTACCCCATCGTAATGTCCTGGAATAGGTGGTGTTTCTTTTGTAATTCTCACTTTAGTTTCCAATACCCGATTATAGTGTGAATTTATACGTTTTGCAATAAGCGTAGCCAAATGTTCAAGTAAATTCTTAGGCTCGCCTTCCATAATTTCTTTTACATCTGCATAAACTTCTGCATAATTCACAGTGTCATCTACAGAATCTGATTTCCCTGCTGCAGATAAATCTACTTTCAAAACGACATCCACAACAAATATCTGCCCAATGTCATTTTCTGCTTCAAGCACACCATGAAAACCATAAAAGCGCATTCCATTGAGAAAAATTGTATCTGTCATCGTTCATTCTCCTTCAAGTAGTCTATGCCGTGTGCAATACGCGCATTCAATTCAACGTTATGTACTCTGACTGCTTTAACACCTTTCATAATGCCATAAGCTGTCGTAGCTGCTGTTGCTTCATCTCTGTCTTCTGGACGAGAGTCCGTTCCAATCATTTCTTTGATAAAACGTTTGCGGCTTGTTGCTAATAAAACAGGATACTCTGTTGCTACAAGTTCATCTAAACGGTCCATAACAATGCGTTCTTCCGCTCTGCTTTTAGCGAAGCCAATCCCCGGATCAATCCAAATATTATCATGTTTGATACCTGCTTCTTCTGCGCGATTAGCTTGTTTTAATAAATAGAGCAGCATTTCATCCATAATCGGCTCATCACGTTCGCCATCGCCATTATGCATCAGCACAATCTCTGCGTCATAGCGTGCTACAGTTTCAAACATTTTAGGGTCATATAAGCCTGCCCATTGATCATTAATCATAGTTGCACCAGCTTCTAAAGCCTGTTCTGCAACTTCACTTCTGAAAGTATCGATTGAAAGCTGTACATTAAATTCAGACAGTGCACGTACTACTGGAATCACACGCTCAAGCTCGTCTTCTAAAGCAACTTCTTGATGTCCCGGACGTGTAGACACGCCGCCGATATCTATAATATCAACACCTTCATCCATCATTTCTTTCCCACGTGCTACAGCTGTTTCCACTGAATTATATTTTCCGCCATCTGAAAACGAATCAGGCGTTACGTTTAATATACCCATAATCTTTGTATGTGCCATGATGATCTTCCTTTCAAAATAACTGCTTCTTATTATATCAAACTTCATTAAATGACCGAATGTATAAGTGCTCAAAAACAAAAAAGCTGCCGCAGAATACTCTGATAAGAGCATTCTGCAGACAGCTGTATTACCTCATTCTTATTTATCTTCGAAAGAATAAAGCGGAGTTGAAAGGTAACGTTCACCGTTACTTGGCAATACAGTTACAACTGTTTTACCTTTTCCTAATTGTTTTGCTTTTTGAATCGCAGCATGAATTGCAGCACCTGAAGAAATACCTGCTAAGATACCTTCTTCTTTAGCCACACGACGTGAAGTTTCCATCGCAATTTCGTTGCCGACTTTAATCACTTCATCATAAATTTTAGTATCTAAAGTATCAGGAACAAAGCCTGCACCTAAACCTTGTAATTTATGAGGACCTGGTTCTCCACCGCTTAATACAGGAGAATCTTCTGGTTCAA
It encodes:
- the dusB gene encoding tRNA dihydrouridine synthase DusB translates to MWKIGDVEIDNRVVLAPMAGVCNSAFRLTVKEFGAGLVCAEMVSDKAILFNNPKTMNMLYIDENERPLSLQIFGGEKESLVEAAVYVDQNTTADIIDINMGCPVNKIIRCEAGARWLLDPNKIYEMVSAVTEKVSKPVTCKMRIGWDEDHIYAVENAKAAERAGAAAISLHGRTRVQMYEGHADWDIIRQVKEAVNIPVIGNGDVTSPELAQKMLDETGVDAVMIGREALGNPWMIYRTVHYLETGELMDEPTVKEKVEIALLHLRRLVELKGEKIGVMEMRKHASWYLKGVKGNGKARKALNQANTEQEMIDILQNFQAESTAATATQQA
- the folK gene encoding 2-amino-4-hydroxy-6-hydroxymethyldihydropteridine diphosphokinase translates to MTKVYLGLGSNVGDREHQLKEALRLLDAQQSIKVTRVSSLYETAPVGYVDQPDFLNLCAEIETDLTPQAVLKNGLDIEQQLHRVRKERWGPRTLDIDILLYGNKIIEDQDLSIPHPRMAERAFVLIPLQEIAPEAINPRTQTKIKDIEVPDETVNKYHKR
- the folP gene encoding dihydropteroate synthase, whose protein sequence is MAHTKIMGILNVTPDSFSDGGKYNSVETAVARGKEMMDEGVDIIDIGGVSTRPGHQEVALEDELERVIPVVRALSEFNVQLSIDTFRSEVAEQALEAGATMINDQWAGLYDPKMFETVARYDAEIVLMHNGDGERDEPIMDEMLLYLLKQANRAEEAGIKHDNIWIDPGIGFAKSRAEERIVMDRLDELVATEYPVLLATSRKRFIKEMIGTDSRPEDRDEATAATTAYGIMKGVKAVRVHNVELNARIAHGIDYLKENER
- the lysS gene encoding lysine--tRNA ligase; the encoded protein is MSEEMNDQMQVRRQKLQELIDLGIDPFGKRFDRTASAEELKEEWDQYSKEELHEKEDEEAAHVAIAGRLMTKRGKGKAGFAHIQDLSGQIQIYVRKDQVGEEQFAIWKMADLGDIVGIEGVMFKTNTGELSVKAKSFTLLSKSLRPLPDKFHGLQDVEQRYRQRYLDLITNQESTQTFINRSKIIQEMRNYLNSKGFLEVETPMMHQIAGGAAARPFVTHHNALDATLYMRIAIELHLKRLIVGGLEKVYEIGRVFRNEGVSTRHNPEFTMIELYEAYADFHDIMDLTEGTIRHISKKVLGTAVVPYGEYEVDLDSPWKRVHIVDAVKEATGVNFFDVKSDEEARELAKEHGIEITDHMTYGHILNEFFEQKVEETLIQPTFVYGHPIEISPLAKKNPEDPRFTDRFELFIVGREHANAFTELNDPIDQRERFEAQLKEKEQGNDEAHEMDEDYIEALEYGMPPTGGLGIGIDRLVMLLTNSPSIRDVLLFPYMRQK
- the folB gene encoding dihydroneopterin aldolase, whose amino-acid sequence is MTDTIFLNGMRFYGFHGVLEAENDIGQIFVVDVVLKVDLSAAGKSDSVDDTVNYAEVYADVKEIMEGEPKNLLEHLATLIAKRINSHYNRVLETKVRITKETPPIPGHYDGVGIEISRVNSEHD